One Candidatus Hydrogenedentota bacterium genomic window, TGTCATTGTACCGGTGTTTTGAAGACAAGGGAGAAAAAGTCAGGTGAAGCGTTTTAGATATTCGCTGGCCGAGGATATCGCCAATAGCGTCACCCACGGCATCGGCGCCGCATTGAGCATCGCGGGGCTGACCGTGCTGGTCGTGTTTGCCAGCCTGAAGGGCGATCCGTGGCGCATTGTGTCGTTGAGCATCTACGGATCAACGCTGGTGGCACTGTTCCTCACCTCGACGCTCTATCACGGCATTCAATCCCCGCGCGCCAAGGAAATCTTTCGCCGGCTGGATCACGTCGCGATTTTTTTGCTGATCGCGGGCACCTATACGCCGTTTACGCTGGTGACGATGCGCGGGGGGGTGGGCTGGATCATGTTTGCGGCGGTATGGGCGCTGGCGGTTTTCGGCGTATTGCTCAAGGCGTTTTACATGGGGCGCTTCGAGCGGCTATCGCTCGCATTGTATTTGGGCATGGGCTGGATTGCCCTTTTGTCCATCAAGCCGGCCATGGCCATGATCCCCGGGTGGGGCCTGATCGGCATGCTGATTGGCGGACTGTTTTACACGTTCGGCGTCGTTTTTTACGCCTGGGAACGCCTGCCTTTCGGCCATTCCATCTGGCATGTATTTGTCCTGGCCGGCAGCATCAGCCACTTCTTTACGATCCTGTTCGTCGTGAGTTGATCGCCGCCCTTCTTCTGCTGCCATGACATAATCGCAGGGTTGCCGCCCTTAAGGTTTTTTAGCGTTCTTGACGTCCCTGATCTCCTTGCGCATCTTCCCTGAAAACAACATTTGCGGGGATTATTCGATGAAGAAGGGCTGGGTCCAGGCTGCCCGGCCATAGTGGCCGGCGCATTCGATGCGCAGGTAAGTGTATGCGCGGGCTTGCGGGACGGCGAATTCGAGCATGGTTCCGTCGGCCATGGCGCGCCGGTATCCATAATCCGAGAACACGCTGATCCGGCACGGATGGCGGGTTTCTATCCGGATACGGTTGTCTTCGGTTTCGATTCGCGTTATTTCGATGCCCGTGCTGGCATAGAACCGGCCATGCCGCAACGCGTCGAGTACGGCTTCGGGGGAACGTTCGCGCGATTGCGCCATCAGCCATGCAATGCCGATATCCTCGGCGCGGTGGCAGTCGTCGTGGGCGAAACCCCAGATGCGCTTGCCCGAAGCCAGCAGGCGATCCCATCGGTCGGTTGCGCAAGGGCGGCCTTCCAGCCATTCGACCACGCCATTGTAGATTTCGATGCCGGCATAGCCGTCCCATGCGGCGAGCAGTTCCTGCGGGCAATGATTGAAACTGGATTCCCAGTTTGGATGATTGCACACGGCCATGCCGCCATCGGCCTGGATGGCGTCAAATACGCGCTGGCGTTCCGTGTGGGGCGGTATGGTGGATTGCGCGCCGACATGCAGGATATGCGGCCCGTTTGCCGTGATCTCGTTGCCCGGGATGAGGACCATGCCATGGGGATCGATTCCGTCCAAGACGGTCAGGTGATCGTGGTCGCTCAGCATGAGAAAATCATAGCCGCGCTCGGCGTATTCGCGCACGGTGTTTTGCGGCGAGTGCGGCCCGTCACTGTTGGTGGTGTGAGTATGCAGGTTGCCCTTCAGCCAGGGCACGGACGCGTCGAGATAGGGATTCAAAATACGCACGGAATTCCTCGTTGCCGCAGAGCAGATTCTTCGGGGGGCGGCATTGCTCAACGCAAACCTTAGGAGGCGTCGGCTGTTTCCATGATCCCTTCAAGGGCCTCGAGCAATTCGTTGGGATCGAGGCCATAGGCCATGCACACGTTGTCCAGCGTTTCAACCTGGTTGATATGGCAGTGCGCGCAGCCACCGAGATGAAACGCGGCAAAAACTTCCGCGGCGCGCGGATGCACCTGCATCGCCTGGGCGATGGTCATATCCAACGAGAAATGCTTGTCTGCCATGATGGGAACCTTTCGATTGTGGTTGTTCGTTCTTTGTCCTCAACTTTTGCATGCGGCGCGCGTGGGTTGTAACCGAAGAAATAATACCCTTGCGTGGCGCATGGCAACCGGGCCGCCTTAGGGCATCGCCCAAAACTGTTCGAATTCATCCCGGGACGACGGCAACAAGAGTTCGGGCCGGTACAGTTTTTTTACCACGGGATCCGGAACCCGTTCTGTTTTGTTCGTCGCCGGTATGTGGGTGACATATCGGACAATCCGTTTGTCGTCCGTGCATTCATAATACATCCAGGCATCGCCCGATCCGGGGATAGGCTGGCTCGTTTTGAAGTACAACATTGTTCACTCCATGGTTATTCCGGCGCGTTCAGACAGCATATCACCGCATGGCAACGCGTGGCAAATGCCTTGGTCGTTACGTGTTTGCCTCGTCAGGGCCGCAGGTTTTCCGGATCGTCCTTCGGCTGGCCGGCGATGCAGTTTCCCATGGCCAGGAAATCGAGTCGTGCCCGCTTGAACGTGTCAATGGCTTCCTGGGGAGTGCGGACGATGGGATCCTCGTGGATATTGAAACTGGTGTTAAGGATAACGCTCGATCCGGTTTTTTCCTTAAGGCGCCGCAAAATTTGATGGAACCCCGGATTGTTGTCGCGCGCGACCAGTTGCGCCCGCGCGGTGCCGTCCACATGGACGACGGCGGGATGTTCGTTTTTCATGCGCGGATTGCAACGAAAACAGACCGTCATGAATTCGGCGGCGTGGCGTGCGGATTCGTAGCCTTCCAGCCATTCCGGGGCATCTTCCGCGAGCAATGCCGGCGCGAATGGCATAAAATCGCTTCGTGCGAGCAGTTTGTTTAGGCGGTCCGCCTGTGTCCGGTCGGATGCGCGAACCAGAATGGAACGGTTTCCAAGGGCGCGCGGTCCCCATTCCATGCGGCCTTGGCAACGGGCGACAATCTTTCCCCGCGCCACGAGATCCGCAACGGCCGTTTCCGAATCTTCGACCTGTTCAAAAGGCAACTCCGCGGCCCGCAGCATGGAGGGGATTTCGGATTCGGCAAAGCCGTCGCCCAGAAAGACGTTGTCAACGGCCTGCGGGACCGCGTGTGTGTCCGCCCGAATGGCGCCCAAACTCAAGCCGCCGTCGCCCATGTTCGGATATACGAACAGTTGCTCCACCTCGTCCATTTCATGCAGCCGCTGGTTGAGTTTCACGTTGGCGAACACGCCGCCCGCAACGACCAGTCGCGAGGTGCTGGTTTGCTTCAGCCAATGCCGGGCGATGTTCGTGATGTGCGTTTCCAGTAGATTCTGGGCCCATGCGCTGATGTCTTCCCGGCTGTACTTCGTCAACAGGACCTGCCGGGCCCAATCGGCGCCCCGAAGACCCAAGGGACCGGTGTAGAGGAGTTGTCCATCGCGAAACTGGAAGGGCGGCGGCACGGCGACACGCGCCGGATCGCCGTGGGCGGCCAGCCCCGTCAATTTGCCTTCATCGCGGCATGAGACGAATCCAAAAGCCTCGGTCAGCATTTCGAAGAAGAGGCCGAACGAACTGAGCGAGGGGGCCGTCCATAGCCGCTCCACGCCTTTTCCCTCCTCGCACAATGAAACGGTCAATGACACGCCGTCGCCCATTCCATCGGCGGTTATCGCGAGCGCGCGGGAATATCCCGACATGCTCCACGCACCGTATGCGTGGGCATGATGATGTTCGACGAACGAAATGTCTTTTTTGCGCAGCGATGCGGGCAGGCTTCTGCGCGCAATCAGGGGCAGCAGCCGCTTGATGGCGGCGGGTATTGTCGAACCCGGCCGGGTATGGGATACCGGGGTCATGAACATGACGGCGTTCATCAATCGCTTGAAGAGGGTTCGTTCGCGCTGGCGCAGGGCATCGAACAGCCAGTCGTGCAGGCGCGGAAACAGGCGAACGAGCGCCGGCGGCGTCATGATCCCGGAAAAAACGATGCGGTCCACGTCGGCAGGGGCGATGCCGGCGCAGGCGAAGGCGGCTTCCAGCGTCCTGTGCGGAAAGCCCCCCTCGTTCTTTCGGCGGGTGTACCGTTCCTCATTGGCGGCGAACAGGATACGGGAATCGTCGCAAAGAGCGACACCCGAATCGAACAAATCCTCGCTGATGCCCAAATAAATCATAATGCCCGTTCATGACGCTTTCTCGTGCCGCGTCGGCCTGCGCCGACGTCATGAATCATACCTTATGATGCGTGCGTCATCCAATGGAACGGCCCGTTTTTCCCGTCGTGGACGAATCGGCCGGTGCGATTAGGGGGCCAGCGACAGCGCGTAATGCCTTTTGAACAGCCGAATGTCATCCGGCAGCCAGACATTCATCAGCAATGGAAAATGGCTTTTGTTTCGCACCCGGTAAAGCCCCTTGACCGACACGGAAGCCGGCACGGCGATGCCGGCGAAGTCGGGCAGCCCAAAACCGGCGCTCGTGCGATCTTGGAAACCCTTTGAAAAACTGTAGACAGGGAAGAAATAACGGATGACGGCGGGAACGGCCGGTTCAAAACGGGGGGGAATATCGCGGTGATCCAGTTCCACCCGCGATCCCTCGTATTGTATTTGCAGAGAATCCCCGTTGTTGGCGGGCTGAAATTCCAATACCAGATACTCGCAGAGAATTTCCGGGGAAAAGAGGGATCGCCTGAAATCGGGCAGGGATGCCGGCGAATACAGGATTGTGCCGTCTGGTTGCGGTGTTTGTATGATGGGCAACGGTTCGAGATCGGCGGTTTGGTAACGGGTGATGATCTTTTCCACGCGATAGTCCTGCCATAATCGTATCGTGAGGATCGGAACCGCCAGAAAGAGGATGCCCGCCGTCGCAAAAAACAGCAGACGGCCGGCTATTTCGGACAGGAAAATGCCCGGCAAAGGCCGTGGGTGGATAAAGGGGAACCGGCGATGGAAAGAAACGATTCGGCCGGGCAAACGGATGCCTTGGCTCAAAAGAAATCCGGCCAGCCACACGGACACGCAATCCATGTGAAACACATGCCGTGGCTGAAAACCAAGGCTCGTATAACCGCAGAAGTAGAGCAGCAGGATCGCCATGCCCAGCCCCATCCGGAGATCGCGCGCCACAATCAGGGACAAGGCCAAGGCGCCATAGCCCAAGCTGTATTTCCGCCAGTGTTCGGCGAAGGGTTGGTGCGCTTTGAATGAGAAATCCATGACCGGATTCGATGTGTTGGGCGCGAAATTTCTACCTTGGATGCCCCGGATGCAGCGCAACGTCGCCCCCAGCCACCGCGTCGCGAAATCGGCGGGAAACGTGGAGGCCAGGTCGCGCATCATCGAACGCGTCACCCGCGAGGAGTCCTCATTCCAGAAATCCAAATCTGTTTTCCATTGCCGAAGAAAGTTGACCCATGCCAGGGAGGTGAGCGGACTGGCCGGCAAGAGCGGCAGCGCCGCTGCGCCAAGGGCCCATTGCGTTGCACGTCTGGCCGTTGGATTCCACATGCCGGAATGGAGCGCATACTGGGTGATGCCGGCATGGATAAGGAAATCGTCATCCGAACAGAATGGCCCGTAAGAAGCGCGACTCATATCCATGTCGGCCATCATGCGGTGCGAAAATCCCTGCAGCAGATAGAACGGGCTGTTTCCGCCGCCTGTTTCCCGGTTCATTTTCAATACGGGAAACGCGGGAACCAGGAAGCAGAACAGAAAAAGGCCCACCAAGACACCGCGAAATCCGAGGGTATGCCGTGCTGCCGCCGGCGCAAACAAGAATGCGGCGAGCAGCGCGGGAGGCAGGACGAGAATGTCCGGGCGGAATCCCATTCCCGCGCCGCACAACAGGCCGGCGCCCGCGGCCAGCGCGGCTAGCGCCCGCTTGCCCGGCGTCTTGGCCAGCAGAATGCCCACGACCAGGATCGCGGCAAGAAAAAACGGCGCTTTGGCCAAATCCCGCATTCGCGGGAGAACGTTCAAGAAAACGGGCGAGGAAATGAAGAATGCCGTTGCAATCGTTGCAAGGATGCGGCCCATTCCCAGGCGGAACAGCCCATAACCGGCGATGGCGGAAAGCCCGGCGAAGATCGCGACCAGATAATTCAGGGACGACCAGGAAATGCCTGTCACTTTCCAGAGCAGTCCCATGCAATACAAAAGATAAAGCCGGTCGTAGATGAACTTGGGATCGCCTTCAAAGGGAAACAGCATCGGAGGCGGCGCCTGATCCCTGGGCAGGGCATCCGCCTTTTCCATCAGAAAATCAATCCGTTGCAAGCAGAAGAAAAAAAACGCCGGCGAATAAATGAGGTATATCGGCGAACCCGGCGGTTCGCGAAATCCGTATCCCAGGGTCCAGCGGGCGGCGGAGGCGATTTCCAGATAGGTGTCCCCCTCATTGGTGCCCGGCCGCAACCCGGAAGCGGTCATGTATCCCCAACTGCCGGCCGTGGCGACGACAAAGATCGCCAAGACCAAAATCCATTCGCGGCATCGCCTGCCGCCGGGCATGGCCAGTCCGTTTTCACGGCGTTCATTTCGTTCATGATCCGTATGCGCGGGCATATTCATTCCGTTGCCATTGCCCAATGGGCGCTTTCCCTTTGTGCCGGGCCGGTATCCTGGGGCTGTCCGTTCCTTCCGTGAAAAGGAGCATAACAGACGGTTCGATTCCGGGACAAAGGAACTTGAAAAAATGACGCGAAAGGGCGTTTTTCCCGGATCGTATGGCGATGGCACGGTTTTGACACAACGGGAAAACGTGGCCTACAATGCCTTTGACAGGCAAAATGGCCTAAAGCCGTGGAGATTGCGCTTTGGAACTTCTGGGCATGGGCATGGTTCAGGCGGGCCGTGTGTTGGCGCGCCCGGTGACCAATGCGGGCGGCGCGGTGTTATGCCCGGCCGGATTGCGGCTTACGGAACGGATCATCGAACGTCTGCGCGCGGCGGGGATCGAGTCGGTTGTCGTGGAAGGCGGCCGTGAACATGGCCCTACCCCGCGGGAACGTCTCGACAAATTGAACCAGCGATTCGAGGGAATTGAAGATTCGTTGCTGCTGCAACTCAAGGCGATCTTCGAGAACCGGCTCAATCTCCTGATACTTGAACAGGAAACGCAACAGGACGGTCCGGCCGCCATGTCTCAATCCGGGGTATGATTTCTTTGTGGGCAACATCCATGCGCCGCGCGCGGATCGTGAATGTTGCGAACAAACACTGCGGGCGCGGCATCCGGCGCCGGGAGTATGTGCGTGGCGATCACGGTTGAACAACTTGAAAAGCGGGTGGCGGCCCTGTCGAACATGCCGACGCTGCCCGGGATCATTCGAAGCGTCGGTCTTTTGGTCGAAGACCAGGATTCAAGCGCGGGCGATATCGCGGAGATTATTTCCAAAGATCAGGTTTTGAGCTCGCGCATCCTTCGGCTGGTCAATTCGCCCGTGTACGGTTTCCCCACCCGAATCGCCAACGTGACGCACGCGCTGGTCCTTCTTGGTTTTAACGTGGTAAAAGGGCTTGTCCTCAGTACGGCCGTGTTCGACGCCTTTGCAAAACAGACGGTCGGTTTGTGGGAACATAGTTTGGGCTGCGCGATCGTCAGCCGCCGCATCGCCCGGGAACTGGCGTTGCCCGACGTGGAAGAAATCATGATCGCGGGTCTGCTTCACGATTTTGGCAAGGCCGTCCTGTCGTTTGTCGCAAAGGCCGAGTACGATATCGCGATCAAGACGGCGCAGTTGAAAGGATGCCATATCGCGGCGGCTGAAACGGAGGTGTTCGGGGCGGATCATGCGTCGGTTGCGGGATGGGTCGCCCACCAATGGCGCCTGCCCGCGTGTCTCCGCGACCCCATCGTCCACCACCATGAACCCGGCTTGTCGAAGAGCCACCCAACGGCGACGGCCATTGTCCATCTGGCCGACATTCTGGCGCGAGGCATGGGATACGGATGGCCCGGCGACATGACCATGCCGCCGATTGACCATGCCGTGTATCAGAGTCTCGGGCTTTCCTTCGATCGGATTGATCATATTCTTGCTTTGGCCGAACTCGAATATGCCGGCGGGGTGGACATTTTCGGCGCCGACGCCGAAGGCTGACCCACGGAGGTTTGCGTTGTGCCGAACAATCCGGGGCGTGGTGCAAGTGGATCCGGAACGACGGGCATGCGGTTGTTTATTCTGTTGGCCGGCGGCGATCGCGCTTTTCGCGAAACAATGGGCCGGATCGAATTACAACATTGAACGCCCCAATAATGTAAAAGGACGAAATACCGTGACGCGGAAGGACATTGTGCTGCGGGCGATTGAGCGCCGGGATCCGCCTCGCCTGCCTATCACCTACTGCAACCGGGATTTTGATTGTTCGGATTGCATCGGCGTTGGATACGCGCCGGCCGCGGGTTTTACGCCGGCCGAGCCGGGGATGACGGAATGGGGTTTCGTGTGGGAAGTCTTGGATAAAACAATGGGACAACCGAAGATTCATCCCTTGTCGAACCCGGAGGCCATTACATCCTATGCGCCGCCGGCTCCGTACGCGGCGGGCCGTTTCGATCGGCTCGATACACAGATTGCGCAATGGCCGGACCGCTTCATCCGGTTTGGCCTGGGAATATCGGGTTTCAATCAGGCCACGTTTTTACGTGGTTATGAGAACCTGCTGACGGATCTATACACGGATCGCGCGCGCGCCGGGCGGGTGATTGATTTTGTGTTCGATTTCGAAAACCAGATCATCGAACAGGCGCTGCGGTATCCCGTGGATTGCGTGGCGTTTGGCGACGACTGGGGCACGCAGAAGGGCCTGATGGTTTCACTCGAACTGTGGCGGGAAGTGTTTCGTCCGCGCTATGCGGCCCAATTCGATTCGATACGCAAGGCCGGCAAAAAGGTGTGGTTCCATTCCTGCGGGGATGTTTCGGCCATCATCGGCGATCTCATTGATATCGGCGTGGACGTGATTGAACTGCTGCAACCGGATCTGCTTGGGGTAGAATGGCTGGCGCGCGAATTCGGCGGGAAGGTCTGTTTCTGCTGCTCGATCGATCATCAGCGGCGCGCCATCAGCGGCACACGGGAAGAGATTTTTGCCTATGCGCGCTTTCTGCGCGACACGCTGGGCGTGTTCCACGGGGGATTCATCGCCTACGTGGAGGATTATGCCAGTCTTGGGATGAGCGAACGGAATTACCAGTGGATCCGCGAGGCCTTCCACAGCCTGGCAACGGAAGACGGTTCCTGGGATCCGACCGATCCGATTGATCCGACCGATCCGGCGGATCGGGCGGATCATCCGAAGGCGAACTGAATGGTTTCCCCGGAATGCACTCCCCAACTGAAGCGGTCGCTGGGGTTGCTGGCGTTGACGGCGTTCGGCGTGGGCGATATCTTGGGGATCGGGGTTTACGGGCTGATTGGCCGTGTTGCGGGAACCGTTGGAAATGCGGCGTGGCTGTCGTACGTGCTGGCGGGAATTACCGCGGGATTGACGGGGCTGACCTATGCCGAACTGGCCTCGCGTTTTCCTCGGGCGGGCGGCGCGGCGCACTTCTGCCACACGGTATACCGGCTGCCGCTGGCGACGTTTCTGGTCATCTTCTTCGTGGCGCTTTCGGGTTTGTTTTCAATGGCAACCGGCGCGCGCGTGATCGCGCAATATGCCCTGGCGCCGTTTCCCGGCGCGCCGCCCATTTGGGCCGACCATGCCGTACCGCTCCTGTTCGTCGTGTTGCTCGCAGCGATCGCCGCTCGCGGCATCGAGTTGTCCTCCGTTGCCAATGCCTTTTGTACGGTCATTGAACTTTCGGGACTGTTGATTATTGTAATGCTGGGCATTCGTTTCATCGGCGCGGTCCATTATTTCGATTGGACCCCGGCCGTTCCAATGGAAGCGAATGCCTGGGGCGGTTTCGCCGTCATGACCGGCGCGGCAATCACGTTTTACGCCTTCATCGGATTCGAGGATCTGGTCAATCTGAGCGAAGAAGCGCATCGTCCCGAACGAAACATCCCTTTGAGCATCTGTTTGGCCATCGCAATCACCACGGTGCTGTATTGCATCATTGCGCTGATAGCGGTGTCGGTGCTCACCCCCGCCGAATTGGCGCCGAGCCGGACGCCGCTCCTGGATGTTGTGCGCCAAGCGGCGCCGAATTTCCCGGATTGGATTTACTCGGCGATCCCTGTTTTCGCGGCATTCAACACGGCCTTGCTGAACCTGATCATGGCGTCGCGCCTGCTCTACGGCATGGCGCGCGGCGAAGGCCGCCTGTTGCCGGCCGCGCTGGCATACGTCCATCCGGTGTGGCGGACCCCCGTGGCCGGCATCGGTCTTTCCGCCGGGGTCGTAGTTACGCTTCTGGTGCTGTTCCGCGATATCAAAACGCTTGCGGCCGGCGCTTCGACCTTTTTGCTGGTCGTCTTCTTCCTGTTGCATGTGGCCTTGATTCGCGTCAAGCGCGACCGGGCTTATCCCGCCCCCATTTTCCGCATTCCGGTTGCAGTGCCTGTTGTGGGCGCAATGACCTGCCTGGGCGTGTTGGCCTCGCAAGACCCGCAGGCCCTGCGCGCGGGGGGCTGGTTGCTTGCCGTTGCCCTCGGCTTGTACGGCATTCATTGGGTTTTTCACGGAAAACCGGACGTTGAGCCTACCGACTGAAATCTGGAGACGATATTGCAATGGAAATAGACAATGGAAGCGGCCGGCATGCTATGCTGGATCGGGCTGGAGCCCGGAAGGAGGAATGACTGTGGCAAACCAATCGTTGTCCAGAAGAAGTTTTTTGTCGGTGGTGGCGTCGGGCGCGGCGGCGGCTGGTTGCGCGACGCGAGTGAATACGGCGCAGGTTGTGCCGGGCGTATTGTCGCCCAACGAGAAACTGAATATCGCCGCCGTCGGAGTGGGGGGCATGGGCGGCGCGAATCTGAAGGCATGCGCGGCGGAAAACATCGTGGCGCTTTGCGACGTGGACGACGCTTATGCGGCGAATACTTTCGCGGCGTATCCGCAGGCCCGGCGTTACAAAGATTTCCGCAAGATGTTCGATGCCGAGGCAAACAACATTGACGCGGTCATCATTGCCACGCCGGACCACACACATGCAGTCATCGCGATGGCGGCCATGCGACTCGGCAAGCATGTGTATTGCCAGAAGCCGCTGGCGCACAGCCTGTATGAAGTTCGGAGATTGACGGAGACGGCGCGCGAGTGCAAGGTTCAGACGCAGATGGGCAACCAAGGCCATTCGTCCGACGAAATCCGGCGGGTCAAGGAATGGATCGCGGATGGCGCGATCGGCCCTGTGCGCGAAGTGCACGCGTGGAGCGACCGGCCCGTGGGCGGTGATCCGTGGTCCACTTTTCCGATTATGAAACGGCCCGCCGACACACCAGCCGTGCCCGAGTCGCTGGATTGGGACCTGTGGCTGGGGCCATCCCCGTACCGTCCGTATCATCCCATTTACCATCCGATGCAATGGCGCGGTTGGTATGCGTTTGGCACGGGCGCGCTGGGTGACATGGGATGTCATATTCTGGATCCGGCGTTCTGGGCGCTGGACCTCCGTCATCCGACGTCCGTCGAGGCTACGACCACGCATTGGGAAAAGGAAGTGAGCGACGAGACGTACCCGCGGGCCTGCATTGTGCGCTATGAGTTTCCGGCGCGGGGCAAAATGCCGCCCGTACGCTTGACCTGGTATGACGGACGTCTCAAACCGCCGTTTCCGCGTGATTTCGACCCGCGCCAACGGTTCGATTCCAACGGCGCCTTGCTGGTTGGCGACAAGGGCACGATCCTGCATGGTTCGCACGGCGCGGGAAACCCGCTCCTTTTGCCCAAGAAACTTCGCCAATCCTACAAACAACCCGAGGAGACCATTCCCCGCGTCAAGGGCGAAGCGCATGAGCATGACTGGATTCGCGCCTGTAAAGACGGCAAGCCGGCGAGTTCGAGTTTCGAGTACGGCGGCGCGTTGACGGAAATGGTGCTGCTGGGCGTACTGGCCATGCGGCTGCCTGATCGCCGGTTACTGTGGGATGGTGCGGCCATGCGCTTCACCAATGATGCGGAGGCCAATGCCTTCATCAACCCGCCCTACCGTGACGGATGGACGCTTGAATAAAAAGACGGCCGGCGTGCCGGCAAGAAGCCGGCGGGATTATCCGGCGGAACACGCACATTTCCCTTTGAATGCCGCGGATACGCCTGCTAGACTCAATGGGGTTCGGAGAACGAAACACCAGATGCGTGCGGTGGTACAACGGGTTCGCGAGGCTTCGGTGGCCGTGAACGGGGCCACGATCGGCGCCATAGACCAAGGTCTGCTCGTTTTTGTCGGTGTTGATGTGGATGACGACGAACAGGACGCGGTGCAGATGGCCGGTAAAATCGCCGGACTTCGCTGTTTTCAGGACGAGGCGGGCAAGTTCAATTTGTCCGTGCAGGAAGTGGGCGGCGGCGTGCTGGTAATCTCACA contains:
- a CDS encoding uroporphyrinogen decarboxylase family protein; the encoded protein is MTRKDIVLRAIERRDPPRLPITYCNRDFDCSDCIGVGYAPAAGFTPAEPGMTEWGFVWEVLDKTMGQPKIHPLSNPEAITSYAPPAPYAAGRFDRLDTQIAQWPDRFIRFGLGISGFNQATFLRGYENLLTDLYTDRARAGRVIDFVFDFENQIIEQALRYPVDCVAFGDDWGTQKGLMVSLELWREVFRPRYAAQFDSIRKAGKKVWFHSCGDVSAIIGDLIDIGVDVIELLQPDLLGVEWLAREFGGKVCFCCSIDHQRRAISGTREEIFAYARFLRDTLGVFHGGFIAYVEDYASLGMSERNYQWIREAFHSLATEDGSWDPTDPIDPTDPADRADHPKAN
- a CDS encoding CehA/McbA family metallohydrolase, with amino-acid sequence MRILNPYLDASVPWLKGNLHTHTTNSDGPHSPQNTVREYAERGYDFLMLSDHDHLTVLDGIDPHGMVLIPGNEITANGPHILHVGAQSTIPPHTERQRVFDAIQADGGMAVCNHPNWESSFNHCPQELLAAWDGYAGIEIYNGVVEWLEGRPCATDRWDRLLASGKRIWGFAHDDCHRAEDIGIAWLMAQSRERSPEAVLDALRHGRFYASTGIEITRIETEDNRIRIETRHPCRISVFSDYGYRRAMADGTMLEFAVPQARAYTYLRIECAGHYGRAAWTQPFFIE
- a CDS encoding DUF1858 domain-containing protein; amino-acid sequence: MADKHFSLDMTIAQAMQVHPRAAEVFAAFHLGGCAHCHINQVETLDNVCMAYGLDPNELLEALEGIMETADAS
- a CDS encoding carbamoyltransferase C-terminal domain-containing protein — protein: MIYLGISEDLFDSGVALCDDSRILFAANEERYTRRKNEGGFPHRTLEAAFACAGIAPADVDRIVFSGIMTPPALVRLFPRLHDWLFDALRQRERTLFKRLMNAVMFMTPVSHTRPGSTIPAAIKRLLPLIARRSLPASLRKKDISFVEHHHAHAYGAWSMSGYSRALAITADGMGDGVSLTVSLCEEGKGVERLWTAPSLSSFGLFFEMLTEAFGFVSCRDEGKLTGLAAHGDPARVAVPPPFQFRDGQLLYTGPLGLRGADWARQVLLTKYSREDISAWAQNLLETHITNIARHWLKQTSTSRLVVAGGVFANVKLNQRLHEMDEVEQLFVYPNMGDGGLSLGAIRADTHAVPQAVDNVFLGDGFAESEIPSMLRAAELPFEQVEDSETAVADLVARGKIVARCQGRMEWGPRALGNRSILVRASDRTQADRLNKLLARSDFMPFAPALLAEDAPEWLEGYESARHAAEFMTVCFRCNPRMKNEHPAVVHVDGTARAQLVARDNNPGFHQILRRLKEKTGSSVILNTSFNIHEDPIVRTPQEAIDTFKRARLDFLAMGNCIAGQPKDDPENLRP
- a CDS encoding Gfo/Idh/MocA family oxidoreductase, with product MTVANQSLSRRSFLSVVASGAAAAGCATRVNTAQVVPGVLSPNEKLNIAAVGVGGMGGANLKACAAENIVALCDVDDAYAANTFAAYPQARRYKDFRKMFDAEANNIDAVIIATPDHTHAVIAMAAMRLGKHVYCQKPLAHSLYEVRRLTETARECKVQTQMGNQGHSSDEIRRVKEWIADGAIGPVREVHAWSDRPVGGDPWSTFPIMKRPADTPAVPESLDWDLWLGPSPYRPYHPIYHPMQWRGWYAFGTGALGDMGCHILDPAFWALDLRHPTSVEATTTHWEKEVSDETYPRACIVRYEFPARGKMPPVRLTWYDGRLKPPFPRDFDPRQRFDSNGALLVGDKGTILHGSHGAGNPLLLPKKLRQSYKQPEETIPRVKGEAHEHDWIRACKDGKPASSSFEYGGALTEMVLLGVLAMRLPDRRLLWDGAAMRFTNDAEANAFINPPYRDGWTLE
- a CDS encoding hemolysin III family protein encodes the protein MKRFRYSLAEDIANSVTHGIGAALSIAGLTVLVVFASLKGDPWRIVSLSIYGSTLVALFLTSTLYHGIQSPRAKEIFRRLDHVAIFLLIAGTYTPFTLVTMRGGVGWIMFAAVWALAVFGVLLKAFYMGRFERLSLALYLGMGWIALLSIKPAMAMIPGWGLIGMLIGGLFYTFGVVFYAWERLPFGHSIWHVFVLAGSISHFFTILFVVS
- a CDS encoding APC family permease → MVSPECTPQLKRSLGLLALTAFGVGDILGIGVYGLIGRVAGTVGNAAWLSYVLAGITAGLTGLTYAELASRFPRAGGAAHFCHTVYRLPLATFLVIFFVALSGLFSMATGARVIAQYALAPFPGAPPIWADHAVPLLFVVLLAAIAARGIELSSVANAFCTVIELSGLLIIVMLGIRFIGAVHYFDWTPAVPMEANAWGGFAVMTGAAITFYAFIGFEDLVNLSEEAHRPERNIPLSICLAIAITTVLYCIIALIAVSVLTPAELAPSRTPLLDVVRQAAPNFPDWIYSAIPVFAAFNTALLNLIMASRLLYGMARGEGRLLPAALAYVHPVWRTPVAGIGLSAGVVVTLLVLFRDIKTLAAGASTFLLVVFFLLHVALIRVKRDRAYPAPIFRIPVAVPVVGAMTCLGVLASQDPQALRAGGWLLAVALGLYGIHWVFHGKPDVEPTD
- the dtd gene encoding D-aminoacyl-tRNA deacylase, which translates into the protein MRAVVQRVREASVAVNGATIGAIDQGLLVFVGVDVDDDEQDAVQMAGKIAGLRCFQDEAGKFNLSVQEVGGGVLVISQFTLHGDCRKGRRPSFTRAARPEQAIPLYETVIRELRAHGLVVAEGSFGAYMEVR
- a CDS encoding HDOD domain-containing protein, translating into MAITVEQLEKRVAALSNMPTLPGIIRSVGLLVEDQDSSAGDIAEIISKDQVLSSRILRLVNSPVYGFPTRIANVTHALVLLGFNVVKGLVLSTAVFDAFAKQTVGLWEHSLGCAIVSRRIARELALPDVEEIMIAGLLHDFGKAVLSFVAKAEYDIAIKTAQLKGCHIAAAETEVFGADHASVAGWVAHQWRLPACLRDPIVHHHEPGLSKSHPTATAIVHLADILARGMGYGWPGDMTMPPIDHAVYQSLGLSFDRIDHILALAELEYAGGVDIFGADAEG